A DNA window from Candidatus Poribacteria bacterium contains the following coding sequences:
- the rplA gene encoding 50S ribosomal protein L1: MGRRGKRYREGADLVDRMKLYELDEGVQLLKKSASAKFEETVDLAVHLGVDPRHADQNIRGTVSLPHGTGQEIRVAVFAQGDKAREAEEAGADAVGADDLVDKIVDGWMEFDTTIATPDLMRTIMPKLGRILGPRGLMPNAKAGTVTMDVAETIGTIKAGQIEYRVEKESGVIHAPVGKASFEENQIRENIQAVMGALVRARPSSIKGRYLRTIAVSSTMGVGIRLEPAQFS, translated from the coding sequence ATGGGCAGAAGAGGAAAAAGGTACCGCGAAGGCGCGGACCTAGTTGATCGCATGAAGTTATACGAACTAGATGAGGGTGTGCAATTATTAAAGAAATCTGCGTCCGCAAAGTTTGAAGAGACGGTAGATTTGGCGGTGCATCTTGGTGTGGATCCGCGTCATGCGGATCAGAATATCCGCGGCACTGTTTCTTTACCACACGGCACCGGTCAGGAGATCCGGGTTGCAGTCTTCGCGCAAGGAGACAAGGCGCGCGAGGCAGAAGAGGCTGGCGCCGACGCGGTTGGTGCAGACGATCTCGTTGACAAGATTGTCGATGGCTGGATGGAGTTTGACACAACAATCGCGACACCTGATTTGATGCGGACCATCATGCCGAAGTTGGGGCGGATTCTCGGACCGAGAGGTCTGATGCCCAACGCCAAAGCGGGAACCGTCACGATGGATGTGGCGGAGACCATCGGTACCATTAAGGCTGGGCAGATTGAGTATCGAGTGGAGAAGGAGTCTGGTGTGATCCATGCACCTGTTGGGAAGGCTTCGTTTGAAGAAAATCAAATTAGGGAGAACATTCAAGCGGTGATGGGTGCCTTGGTACGTGCCCGTCCGTCTTCTATAAAGGGCAGGTATTTGAGGACTATTGCTGTCTCATCGACGATGGGGGTAGGCATTCGTCTGGAGCCGGCACAGTTTAGCTAA
- the rplK gene encoding 50S ribosomal protein L11, with the protein MAKKVAGEVKLQLISGQATPNPPVGPSLAPYMINIPEFIKSFNGRTQDQQGLVVTTVVTCYADRSFTFEVKSPPTAVLLKDAAKLAKGSGEPNRNKVASVTSTQVEEIAQTKLPDLNTTSLESAVRMVAGTARSMGITVDQ; encoded by the coding sequence GGAGGTTAAACTTCAACTGATATCTGGGCAGGCAACGCCGAACCCACCAGTGGGTCCAAGCCTCGCCCCTTATATGATTAATATCCCGGAATTTATCAAATCCTTTAACGGTCGGACGCAGGATCAACAGGGATTGGTGGTTACGACTGTTGTCACCTGTTACGCAGATCGATCGTTCACTTTTGAGGTCAAATCGCCACCGACAGCTGTGTTATTGAAGGACGCAGCAAAGTTAGCAAAAGGATCCGGCGAACCTAACCGAAATAAGGTTGCTTCCGTAACGTCGACACAGGTTGAGGAGATAGCTCAAACGAAGTTGCCAGATCTGAATACAACTAGCTTAGAGTCTGCGGTGCGAATGGTCGCGGGTACTGCGCGCAGCATGGGAATTACAGTTGATCAATAA